The following coding sequences are from one Saccopteryx bilineata isolate mSacBil1 chromosome 3, mSacBil1_pri_phased_curated, whole genome shotgun sequence window:
- the LIPE gene encoding hormone-sensitive lipase isoform X2, translated as MHSMDLRTMTQSLVTLAEDNIAFFSSQGPGETTRRLSGVFAGIREQALGLEPALGRLLSVAHLFDLDAETPANGYRSLVHTARCCLAHLLHKSRYVASNRRSIFFRTSHNLAELEAYLAALTQLRALAYYAQRLLATNRPGGLFFEGDEELTTDFLREYVTLHKGCFYGRCLGFQFAPAIRPFLQTIAIGLVSFGEHYKRNETGLGVTASSLFTSGRFAIDPELRGAEFERIAQNLDVHFWKAFWNITEIEVLSSLANMASATVRVSRLLSLPPEAFEMPLTADPKLMVTISPPSAHTGPGPVLVRLISYDLREGQDSEELNSLVKSEGPRSLELRPRPQQAPRSRSLVVHIHGGGFVAQTSKSHEPYLKTWAQELGVPILSIDYSLAPEAPFPRALEECFYAYCWAIKHCTLLGSTGERICLAGDSAGGNLCFTVSLRAAAYGVRVPDGIMAAYPATMLQPAASPSRLLSLMDPLLPLSVLSKCVSAYAGGETEDHCDSDQKALGMMGLVRRDTALLLRDLRLGASSWLNSFLELSGRKSHQNLMPKAEPMRRSVSEAALAQPEELGTDPLKNLTRHDLSLRGSSETSGTPELSLSAETLGPSTPSDVNFFLRSEDAPEEVEARDEARDELGTQDKGLSIGVTFPEGFHPRRSSQGPTRMPLYSSPIAKNPFMSPLLAPDSMLQSLPTVHIVACALDPMLDDSVMFARRLRNLGKPVTLRVVEDLPHGFLSLAALCRETREAAALCVERIRLVLTPPGPTSPV; from the exons ATGCACAGCATGGACTTACGCACAATGACACAGTCTCTGGTGACCCTGGCAGAGGACAACATCGCCTTCTTCTCGAGCCAGGGCCCTGGGGAGACAACACGGCGGCTATCAGGAGTCTTTGCGGGTATACGGGAGCAGGCACTAGGGCTAGAACCAGCCCTGGGCCGCCTGTTGAGTGTGGCACACCTCTTTGACCTGGATGCAGAGACACCAGCCAACGGGTACCGCAGCCTGGTGCACACAGCCCGCTGCTGCTTGGCGCACCTGCTGCACAAATCGCGCTATGTGGCTTCCAACCGCCGCAGCATCTTCTTTCGCACCAGCCACAACCTAGCGGAACTTGAAGCCTACCTGGCTGCCCTCACCCAGCTCCGAGCTCTGGCCTACTACGCCCAGCGCCTGCTGGCCACCAACAGGCCTGGGGGGCTCTTCTTTGAGGGCGATGAGGAGCTCACCACTGACTTCCTGCGCGAGTATGTCACTCTGCACAAGGGCTGTTTCTATGGCCGCTGCCTGGGCTTTCAG TTCGCACCTGCCATCAGGCCATTCCTGCAGACCATCGCCATAGGGCTCGTGTCCTTTGGAGAACACTACAAACGCAATGAAACCGGCCTGG GTGTGACCGCCAGCTCCCTCTTCACCAGCGGCCGCTTTGCCATCGACCCAGAGCTGCGTGGGGCCGAGTTTGAGCGTATCGCTCAGAACCTGGATGTGCACTTCTGGAAAGCCTTCTGGAATATCACCGAGATCGAGGTGCTGTCG TCGCTAGCAAACATGGCATCAGCCACTGTGAGGGTAAGCCGCCTGCTCAGCCTGCCACCAGAAGCCTTTGAAATGCCACTCACTGCTGACCCCAAACTAATGGTCACCATCTCACCTCCCTCGGCCCACACGGGCCCTGGGCCAGTCCTCGTCAGGCTCATCTCCTATGACCTGCGAGAAGGACAG GATAGCGAGGAGCTCAACAGCCTGGTGAAGTCTGAGGGTCCTCGGAGCCTGGAGCTTCGGCCACGCCCCCAGCAGGCACCCCGCTCTCGGTCCCTGGTCGTGCACATCCATGGTGGTGGCTTTGTGGCCCAGACCTCCAAGTCCCATGAACCCTACCTCAAGACCTGGGCCCAGGAGCTGGGAGTCCCCATCCTCTCCATCGACTACTCCCTGGCCCCCGAGGCCCCCTTCCCCCGTGCATTGGAGGAATGCTTCTATGCCTACTGCTGGGCCATCAAGCACTGCACCCTCCTCG GCTCAACGGGCGAGCGGATATGCCTCGCAGGAGACAGCGCAGGCGGGAACCTCTGCTTCACCGTCTCCCTTAGGGCAGCAGCCTATGGGGTACGGGTGCCAGACGGTATCATGGCAGCCTACCCAGCCACGATGCTGCAGCCCGCAGCCTCTCCCTCTCGCCTTCTGAGCCTCATGGACCCCCTGCTGCCCCTCAGCGTGCTTTCCAAGTGTGTCAGTGCCTATGCTG gtggggagacagaggacCACTGTGACTCAGACCAGAAGGCACTGGGCATGATGGGGCTGGTTCGGCGGGACACAGCCCTGCTCTTACGGGACCTCCGCCTGGGAGCCTCCTCGTGGCTCAACTCCTTCCTGGAGCTGAGTGGGCGCAAGTCTCACCAGAACTTAATGCCCAAGGCAG AGCCAATGCGGCGGAGCGTGTCTGAAGCGGCGCTGGCCCAGCCTGAGGAGCTGGGCACGGACCCCCTCAAGAACCTGACACGGCATGACCTGAGCCTCAGGGGCAGCTCCGAGACATCAGGCACCCCTGAGCTGTCACTGTCAGCAGAGACACTTGGCCCCTCCACGCCCTCAGATGTCAACTTCTTTCTCCGGTCTGAGGATGCACCAGAAGAGGTAGAGGCCAGAGATGAGGCCAGAGATGAGCTGGGCACCCAGGACAAAGGCCTGAGCATTGGTGTCACCTTCCCTGAGGGCTTCCACCCAAGGCGCTCCAGCCAAGGCCCCACGCGGATGCCCCTCTACTCGTCTCCCATCGCCAAGAACCCCTTCATGTCACCACTGCTGGCACCTGACAGCATGCTGCAGAGCCTGCCAACTGTGCACATTGTG GCATGCGCACTGGACCCCATGCTGGACGACTCCGTCATGTTCGCGAGGCGGCTGCGTAACCTGGGCAAGCCCGTGACACTGCGCGTGGTGGAGGACCTGCCACACGGCTTCTTGAGCCTAGCTGCGCTGTGCCGCGAGACACGCGAGGCAGCCGCGCTGTGCGTGGAGCGCATTCGCCTGGTCCTCACTCCCCCGGGCCCCACTTCGCCCGTCTGA
- the LIPE gene encoding hormone-sensitive lipase isoform X1, which translates to MDTAGGAGPAGAPGAPDSKTNKEGSKSRSRRWWRKVKAKASRLMHSMDLRTMTQSLVTLAEDNIAFFSSQGPGETTRRLSGVFAGIREQALGLEPALGRLLSVAHLFDLDAETPANGYRSLVHTARCCLAHLLHKSRYVASNRRSIFFRTSHNLAELEAYLAALTQLRALAYYAQRLLATNRPGGLFFEGDEELTTDFLREYVTLHKGCFYGRCLGFQFAPAIRPFLQTIAIGLVSFGEHYKRNETGLGVTASSLFTSGRFAIDPELRGAEFERIAQNLDVHFWKAFWNITEIEVLSSLANMASATVRVSRLLSLPPEAFEMPLTADPKLMVTISPPSAHTGPGPVLVRLISYDLREGQDSEELNSLVKSEGPRSLELRPRPQQAPRSRSLVVHIHGGGFVAQTSKSHEPYLKTWAQELGVPILSIDYSLAPEAPFPRALEECFYAYCWAIKHCTLLGSTGERICLAGDSAGGNLCFTVSLRAAAYGVRVPDGIMAAYPATMLQPAASPSRLLSLMDPLLPLSVLSKCVSAYAGGETEDHCDSDQKALGMMGLVRRDTALLLRDLRLGASSWLNSFLELSGRKSHQNLMPKAEPMRRSVSEAALAQPEELGTDPLKNLTRHDLSLRGSSETSGTPELSLSAETLGPSTPSDVNFFLRSEDAPEEVEARDEARDELGTQDKGLSIGVTFPEGFHPRRSSQGPTRMPLYSSPIAKNPFMSPLLAPDSMLQSLPTVHIVACALDPMLDDSVMFARRLRNLGKPVTLRVVEDLPHGFLSLAALCRETREAAALCVERIRLVLTPPGPTSPV; encoded by the exons CCTCGCGGCTCATGCACAGCATGGACTTACGCACAATGACACAGTCTCTGGTGACCCTGGCAGAGGACAACATCGCCTTCTTCTCGAGCCAGGGCCCTGGGGAGACAACACGGCGGCTATCAGGAGTCTTTGCGGGTATACGGGAGCAGGCACTAGGGCTAGAACCAGCCCTGGGCCGCCTGTTGAGTGTGGCACACCTCTTTGACCTGGATGCAGAGACACCAGCCAACGGGTACCGCAGCCTGGTGCACACAGCCCGCTGCTGCTTGGCGCACCTGCTGCACAAATCGCGCTATGTGGCTTCCAACCGCCGCAGCATCTTCTTTCGCACCAGCCACAACCTAGCGGAACTTGAAGCCTACCTGGCTGCCCTCACCCAGCTCCGAGCTCTGGCCTACTACGCCCAGCGCCTGCTGGCCACCAACAGGCCTGGGGGGCTCTTCTTTGAGGGCGATGAGGAGCTCACCACTGACTTCCTGCGCGAGTATGTCACTCTGCACAAGGGCTGTTTCTATGGCCGCTGCCTGGGCTTTCAG TTCGCACCTGCCATCAGGCCATTCCTGCAGACCATCGCCATAGGGCTCGTGTCCTTTGGAGAACACTACAAACGCAATGAAACCGGCCTGG GTGTGACCGCCAGCTCCCTCTTCACCAGCGGCCGCTTTGCCATCGACCCAGAGCTGCGTGGGGCCGAGTTTGAGCGTATCGCTCAGAACCTGGATGTGCACTTCTGGAAAGCCTTCTGGAATATCACCGAGATCGAGGTGCTGTCG TCGCTAGCAAACATGGCATCAGCCACTGTGAGGGTAAGCCGCCTGCTCAGCCTGCCACCAGAAGCCTTTGAAATGCCACTCACTGCTGACCCCAAACTAATGGTCACCATCTCACCTCCCTCGGCCCACACGGGCCCTGGGCCAGTCCTCGTCAGGCTCATCTCCTATGACCTGCGAGAAGGACAG GATAGCGAGGAGCTCAACAGCCTGGTGAAGTCTGAGGGTCCTCGGAGCCTGGAGCTTCGGCCACGCCCCCAGCAGGCACCCCGCTCTCGGTCCCTGGTCGTGCACATCCATGGTGGTGGCTTTGTGGCCCAGACCTCCAAGTCCCATGAACCCTACCTCAAGACCTGGGCCCAGGAGCTGGGAGTCCCCATCCTCTCCATCGACTACTCCCTGGCCCCCGAGGCCCCCTTCCCCCGTGCATTGGAGGAATGCTTCTATGCCTACTGCTGGGCCATCAAGCACTGCACCCTCCTCG GCTCAACGGGCGAGCGGATATGCCTCGCAGGAGACAGCGCAGGCGGGAACCTCTGCTTCACCGTCTCCCTTAGGGCAGCAGCCTATGGGGTACGGGTGCCAGACGGTATCATGGCAGCCTACCCAGCCACGATGCTGCAGCCCGCAGCCTCTCCCTCTCGCCTTCTGAGCCTCATGGACCCCCTGCTGCCCCTCAGCGTGCTTTCCAAGTGTGTCAGTGCCTATGCTG gtggggagacagaggacCACTGTGACTCAGACCAGAAGGCACTGGGCATGATGGGGCTGGTTCGGCGGGACACAGCCCTGCTCTTACGGGACCTCCGCCTGGGAGCCTCCTCGTGGCTCAACTCCTTCCTGGAGCTGAGTGGGCGCAAGTCTCACCAGAACTTAATGCCCAAGGCAG AGCCAATGCGGCGGAGCGTGTCTGAAGCGGCGCTGGCCCAGCCTGAGGAGCTGGGCACGGACCCCCTCAAGAACCTGACACGGCATGACCTGAGCCTCAGGGGCAGCTCCGAGACATCAGGCACCCCTGAGCTGTCACTGTCAGCAGAGACACTTGGCCCCTCCACGCCCTCAGATGTCAACTTCTTTCTCCGGTCTGAGGATGCACCAGAAGAGGTAGAGGCCAGAGATGAGGCCAGAGATGAGCTGGGCACCCAGGACAAAGGCCTGAGCATTGGTGTCACCTTCCCTGAGGGCTTCCACCCAAGGCGCTCCAGCCAAGGCCCCACGCGGATGCCCCTCTACTCGTCTCCCATCGCCAAGAACCCCTTCATGTCACCACTGCTGGCACCTGACAGCATGCTGCAGAGCCTGCCAACTGTGCACATTGTG GCATGCGCACTGGACCCCATGCTGGACGACTCCGTCATGTTCGCGAGGCGGCTGCGTAACCTGGGCAAGCCCGTGACACTGCGCGTGGTGGAGGACCTGCCACACGGCTTCTTGAGCCTAGCTGCGCTGTGCCGCGAGACACGCGAGGCAGCCGCGCTGTGCGTGGAGCGCATTCGCCTGGTCCTCACTCCCCCGGGCCCCACTTCGCCCGTCTGA